A single window of Dermochelys coriacea isolate rDerCor1 chromosome 14, rDerCor1.pri.v4, whole genome shotgun sequence DNA harbors:
- the LOC122456622 gene encoding butyrophilin subfamily 1 member A1-like: protein MGQTTNISPLFLQVQATPDPDLGISCSVVSIDESVIQKYQDTGYLVTQNRFYPAACVLGYEGFTSGRCYWQVKVGNKNEWVLGVAKESVIHEGAISCTPEEGIWALQSTGNKYWALTSPKTALALPHSPSNIGVYLDYEREKVTFYDITSSGRELIFTFTSSFTGKIIPFFGSRRVEFLSSLVSMQLGGHWSAYR from the exons ATGGGCCAGACCACCAACATCAGCCCCCTCTTCCTCCAGG TGCAGGCCACTCCGGATCCAGACCTGGGAATTTCCTGTTCCGTCGTGTCCATAGATGAGAGTGTGATACAGAAATACCAAGACACGGGATATTTAGTGACACAGAACCGGTTTTACCCTGCTGCCTGTGTGCTGGGCTATGAAGGCTTCACCTCAGGGAGATGTTACTGGCAAGTGAAGGTGGGGAACAAAAATGAGTGGGTTTTGGGCGTTGCCAAAGAGTCTGTGATACATGAGGGAGCGATAAGCTGTACGCCAGAGGAGGGGATCTGGGCTTTGCAGAGTACAGGGAATAAGTATTGGGCCCTCACCTCCCCTAAGACTGCTCTGGCCCTACCTCATAGCCCCAGTAACATTGGGGTTTATCTGGATTATGAAAGGGAGAAAGTTACATTTTATGACATTACATCTTCTGGCAGAGAGCTGATCTTTACTTTCACATCCTCTTTCACTGGGAAGATCATCCCCTTCTTTGGGAGCCGGCGTGTAGAATTTCTGAGTTCACTGGTAAGCATGCAATTAGGTGGTCACTGGTCAGCATATCGTTAA